A window from Theobroma cacao cultivar B97-61/B2 chromosome 3, Criollo_cocoa_genome_V2, whole genome shotgun sequence encodes these proteins:
- the LOC18605979 gene encoding embryogenesis-associated protein EMB8 isoform X1, which yields MAKLSLGSTFSISLSRHTRATVTARHVTTTAPTKITMPDHHPSLEVIGGARDRFLQALHTALRLPYNPFPLIAWNRHVETIFAAFFRSVPDVRLRRESLRVKDGGSVALDWVSGDQRRLSPDAPILILLPGLTGGSQDSYVRHMLNKAKSKGWRVVVFNSRGCGGSPVTTPQFYSASFLGDTCEVVEHIGARYPDANLYAVGWSLGANILVRYLGQESHTCPLSGAVSLCNPFNLVIADEDFHKGVNNVYDKALARSLCKIFKKHALLFEDMEGEFDIPLAANAKSVRDFDEGITRVSFGFKSVDEYYSSSSSCDSIKHVNRPLLCIQAANDPIAPSRGIPWEDIRENPNCMLIVTPKGGHLGWVAGAEAPLGAPWTDSVVMDFLEHLERGASKTTGFSCDLEAVRHSSEGLHHMEV from the exons ATGGCCAAACTTTCTTTGGGCTCCACATTCTCTATCTCCCTTTCCCGCCACACCCGTGCTACAGTCACCGCCCGCCACGTCACAACCACCGCGCCCACCAAAATAACAATGCCAGATCACCACCCATCCCTGGAGGTCATAGGCGGAGCACGTGACCGCTTCCTCCAAGCTCTCCACACCGCCCTCCGCCTACCCTACAACCCTTTCCCCCTCATCGCCTGGAACCGCCACGTCGAGACCATCTTCGCCGCCTTCTTCCGCTCCGTTCCCGACGTCAGATTACGTCGGGAGTCCCTCCGAGTCAAAGACGGCGGCTCCGTCGCCCTCGACTGGGTATCCGGCGACCAGCGCCGCCTCTCCCCTGATGCTCCCATCCTCATATTACTG CCGGGTTTGACTGGAGGGAGCCAGGATTCATATGTAAGACATATGCTAAATAAAGCAAAAAGTAAAGGGTGGCGCGTTGTGGTTTTCAATAGCCGAGGTTGTGGAGGTAGTCCAGTTACCACTCCCCAG TTCTATTCAGCTTCGTTTCTAGGAGACACGTGTGAAGTAGTGGAACATATTGGCGCTAGATACCCAGATGCTAATTTGTATGCCGTTGGTTGGTCTCTTGGAGCAAATATTCTTGTTCGATATCTGGGTCAG GAATCTCATACTTGCCCTCTTTCTGGTGCTGTGTCATTGTGCAATCCATTCAATTTGGTCATTGCTGATGAGGACTTCCACAAGGGCGTTAACAATGTTTATGACAAAGCTCTTGCAAGATCCCTCTGTAAAATATTCAAGAA GCATGCTCTCCTATTTGAAGATATGGAGGGTGAATTTGATATCCCCTTAGCTGCCAATGCAAAATCTGTCAGGGACTTTGATGAAGGAATAACACGGG TTTCATTTGGTTTCAAGTCAGTGGATGAGTACTACTCTAGTTCAAGCAGTTGTGATTCCATAAAACATGTTAATAGACCATTGCTTTGCATCCAG GCGGCAAATGATCCAATTGCACCATCTAGGGGAATTCCTTGGGAAGATATCAGG GAAAATCCAAACTGCATGCTAATAGTGACACCCAAAGGCGGGCATTTGGGCTGGGTTGCAGGTGCCGAGGCTCCACTAGGAGCTCCTTGGACTGATTCTGTGgtcatggattttcttgaGCATTTGGAAAGAGGTGCATCTAAAACTACTGGATTTTCTTGTGACTTAGAAGCTGTGCGACATAGTTCAGAGGGATTGCATCACATGGAAGTATAG
- the LOC18605979 gene encoding embryogenesis-associated protein EMB8 isoform X2, with product MAKLSLGSTFSISLSRHTRATVTARHVTTTAPTKITMPDHHPSLEVIGGARDRFLQALHTALRLPYNPFPLIAWNRHVETIFAAFFRSVPDVRLRRESLRVKDGGSVALDWVSGDQRRLSPDAPILILLPGLTGGSQDSYVRHMLNKAKSKGWRVVVFNSRGCGGSPVTTPQFYSASFLGDTCEVVEHIGARYPDANLYAVGWSLGANILVRYLGQESHTCPLSGAVSLCNPFNLVIADEDFHKGVNNVYDKALARSLCKIFKKHALLFEDMEGEFDIPLAANAKSVRDFDEGITRVSFGFKSVDEYYSSSSSCDSIKHVNRPLLCIQAANDPIAPSRGIPWEDIRDQWEYILSLIT from the exons ATGGCCAAACTTTCTTTGGGCTCCACATTCTCTATCTCCCTTTCCCGCCACACCCGTGCTACAGTCACCGCCCGCCACGTCACAACCACCGCGCCCACCAAAATAACAATGCCAGATCACCACCCATCCCTGGAGGTCATAGGCGGAGCACGTGACCGCTTCCTCCAAGCTCTCCACACCGCCCTCCGCCTACCCTACAACCCTTTCCCCCTCATCGCCTGGAACCGCCACGTCGAGACCATCTTCGCCGCCTTCTTCCGCTCCGTTCCCGACGTCAGATTACGTCGGGAGTCCCTCCGAGTCAAAGACGGCGGCTCCGTCGCCCTCGACTGGGTATCCGGCGACCAGCGCCGCCTCTCCCCTGATGCTCCCATCCTCATATTACTG CCGGGTTTGACTGGAGGGAGCCAGGATTCATATGTAAGACATATGCTAAATAAAGCAAAAAGTAAAGGGTGGCGCGTTGTGGTTTTCAATAGCCGAGGTTGTGGAGGTAGTCCAGTTACCACTCCCCAG TTCTATTCAGCTTCGTTTCTAGGAGACACGTGTGAAGTAGTGGAACATATTGGCGCTAGATACCCAGATGCTAATTTGTATGCCGTTGGTTGGTCTCTTGGAGCAAATATTCTTGTTCGATATCTGGGTCAG GAATCTCATACTTGCCCTCTTTCTGGTGCTGTGTCATTGTGCAATCCATTCAATTTGGTCATTGCTGATGAGGACTTCCACAAGGGCGTTAACAATGTTTATGACAAAGCTCTTGCAAGATCCCTCTGTAAAATATTCAAGAA GCATGCTCTCCTATTTGAAGATATGGAGGGTGAATTTGATATCCCCTTAGCTGCCAATGCAAAATCTGTCAGGGACTTTGATGAAGGAATAACACGGG TTTCATTTGGTTTCAAGTCAGTGGATGAGTACTACTCTAGTTCAAGCAGTTGTGATTCCATAAAACATGTTAATAGACCATTGCTTTGCATCCAG GCGGCAAATGATCCAATTGCACCATCTAGGGGAATTCCTTGGGAAGATATCAG GGATCAGTGGGAATATATATTGTCTTTGATCACATGA
- the LOC18605980 gene encoding uncharacterized protein LOC18605980 — MASNKSREDDERAGAEIVYGAEECYRHSIELLEELGFPKGVLPLQDLEECGRVRETGFVWMKQKAPYEHFFAGTNTRVSYATEVTSYVEKFKMKKMTGVKSKQVFLWVPITEMSIEDPASNKIYFKTPMGIGKSFPITAFMTDEEKHKYLEEKAKK, encoded by the coding sequence ATGGCAAGCAACAAGTCGCGGGAAGACGATGAGCGTGCTGGGGCAGAGATCGTGTATGGGGCCGAAGAGTGCTACCGCCACTCCATAGAGCTCCTGGAGGAGCTGGGGTTCCCTAAAGGTGTCCTTCCTTTGCAAGACCTAGAAGAATGTGGAAGAGTTAGGGAAACGGGGTTCGTCTGGATGAAACAGAAGGCCCCGTACGAACATTTCTTTGCTGGGACGAACACTCGAGTGAGCTATGCAACGGAGGTTACTTCGTACGTAGAGAAGTTcaagatgaagaaaatgaCTGGGGTTAAGAGCAAACAGGTTTTCTTGTGGGTGCCCATAACTGAGATGAGCATCGAGGACCCTGCCAGCAACAAAATATACTTCAAGACTCCGATGGGGATCGGTAAATCTTTTCCCATCACGGCTTTCATGACGGATGAGGAGAAGCACAAGTATCTGGAAGAGAAAGCCAAGAAATGA
- the LOC18605981 gene encoding small G protein signaling modulator 2 isoform X1: MLSAFFRVTYQKNKQKQKSNRDLGLGITVISLDLVFLMLFFSSDDAAFGKWILFAEASTGTGGGGGGGGGGFWSSYSAVSLSGIAIAVTAMAGIALAATVVYSRRGSLKSPWSRRRRKHALLPKQWKNLFTPDGKLIDGGVKFLKKIRSGGVDPSIRAEVWPFLLGVYDINSSKEERDSIQSQNRKEYESLRKQCRQILKRTEKSCKLKETSGNSCNEDSEDFSQVLDSPGLEDVVSGRRSHSTEGGSPVVDDSDGPVYDQSRQTLLSSDSFLEGDGDKSVVTCEDASTGETESSDSDSSEEHENTPLLASEITEGNNIDEDDNDTSSPSKIEGRSKSHTDEDFATWQRIIRLDAVRANDEWIIYSPSQAAVLEIKAQRLAESVGLKDYDHLEPCRIFHAARLVAILEAYALHDPEIGYCQGMSDLLSPIISMVEDDSEAFWCFVGFMKRARHNFRLDEVGIRRQLNIVSKIIKCKDIHLYRHLEKLQAEDCFFVYRMVVVLFRRELNFEQTLCLWEVMWADQAAIRAGIAKSAWGRLRLRAPPTDDLLLYAIAACVLQRRKLIIEKYSSMDEIMRECNSMAGHLDVWKLLDDAHDLVVNLHDKI, translated from the exons ATGCTTAGTGCTTTCTTCCGTGTCACTTACCAGAAAAATAAGCAGAAGCAAAAGTCAAATAGGGATTTGGGGTTGGGCATAACAGTTATTTCACTTGACCTTGTCTTTTTGATGCTATTTTTCTCATCCGACGACGCTGCTTTTGGAAAATGGATCCTATTTGCGGAAGCTAGCACTGGCACCGGCGGCGGCGGAGGTGGCGGTGGTGGCGGTTTCTGGTCTTCTTACTCTGCTGTTTCACTTTCTGGAATAGCCATCGCCGTCACTGCCATGGCCGGCATCGCCCTTGCCGCCACCGTCGTCTACTCTCGTAg GGGTAGTCTAAAATCACCTTGGTCACGTAGGAGAAGAAAACATGCCCTTCTACCTAAACAATGGAAGAATTTATTCACACCAGATGGAAAACTCATTGATGGTGGTGTTAAGTTTCTGAAGAAAATTCGAAGTGGA GGTGTTGATCCAAGTATTAGAGCAGAGGTGTGGCCATTCCTCCTGGGAGT ATATGACATCAACAGttcaaaggaagaaagagattCCATTCAAAGTCAGAACAG AAAAGAGTATGAAAGCTTACGGAAACAGTGCCGCCAAATTCTTAAACGTACTGAGAAGAGCTGTAAGTTGAAAGAAACTTCTGGAAACAGCTGCAATGAGGACAGTGAGGATTTCAGTCAAGTTCTTGATTCTCCAGGCTTAGAGGATGTGGTTAGTGGTAGGAGGTCCCACTCTACCGAGGGAGGAAGCCCAGTGGTTGATGATTCAGATGGCCCTGTATATGATCAAAGTCGTCAAACCCTCCTATCCTCGGACTCATTTTTGGAGGGAGATGGTGATAAGAGTGTTGTCACTTGTGAAGATGCCTCTACTGGTGAAACAGAATCATCTGATTCTGACTCCTCTGAAGAACATGAAAACACACCTCTCCTTGCCTCAGAAATAACTGAGGGAAATAATATTGATGAAGATGATAATGATACTTCCTCTCCCTCCAAGATAGAAGGCAGGTCCAAATCCCACACTGATGAAGATTTTGCCACATGGCAGAGAATCATCCGCCTGGATGCTGTGAGGGCAAATGATGAATGGATCATTTACTCTCCATCTCAGGCTGCAGTATTAGAAATCAAAGCACAACGGTTAGCTGAGAGTGTTGGCTTGAAGGATTATGATCACTTAGAGCCATGCAGAATCTTTCATGCTGCTCGGCTTGTTGCTATCCTTGAGGCCTATGCCCTCCATGATCCTGAGATAGGTTACTGCCAAGGAATGAGTGACTTGCTCTCACCAATCATCTCGATGGTAGAGGATGACTCTGAGGCCTTCTGGTGCTTTGTAGGTTTCATGAAAAGAGCTCGTCACAATTTCCGACTTGATGAGGTGGGCATTCGAAGACAGTTAAACATTGTCTCCAAGATTATCAAGTGCAAGGATATTCATCTATATAGACATCTGGAGAAGCTTCAAGCAGAAGACTGCTTCTTTGTGTATAGAATGGTTGTAGTTCTTTTCAGGAGGGAGTTAAACTTTGAGCAGACTCTTTGCCTGTGGGAAGTGATGTGGGCAGACCAAGCAGCAATTCGTGCTGGGATTGCAAAGTCTGCTTGGGGGAGGTTGAGACTTAGAGCTCCCCCTACTGATGATCTTTTGCTCTATGCGATAGCAGCTTGTGTTTTGCAGAGGAGGAAGCTAATTATAGAGAAGTATAGCAGCATGGATGAGATAATGAGAGAATGCAATAGTATGGCTGGACATCTGGATGTCTGGAAGCTTCTGGATGATGCCCATGACTTGGTGGTCAATCTGCATGACAAGATTTAG
- the LOC18605981 gene encoding GTPase-activating protein gyp7 isoform X2 codes for MLTEQKPLMRALRRSHTSSSPSSSSSPSNTSSSSSSSWIHLRSVLLVVASSSSSSSPLPTDRGSLKSPWSRRRRKHALLPKQWKNLFTPDGKLIDGGVKFLKKIRSGGVDPSIRAEVWPFLLGVYDINSSKEERDSIQSQNRKEYESLRKQCRQILKRTEKSCKLKETSGNSCNEDSEDFSQVLDSPGLEDVVSGRRSHSTEGGSPVVDDSDGPVYDQSRQTLLSSDSFLEGDGDKSVVTCEDASTGETESSDSDSSEEHENTPLLASEITEGNNIDEDDNDTSSPSKIEGRSKSHTDEDFATWQRIIRLDAVRANDEWIIYSPSQAAVLEIKAQRLAESVGLKDYDHLEPCRIFHAARLVAILEAYALHDPEIGYCQGMSDLLSPIISMVEDDSEAFWCFVGFMKRARHNFRLDEVGIRRQLNIVSKIIKCKDIHLYRHLEKLQAEDCFFVYRMVVVLFRRELNFEQTLCLWEVMWADQAAIRAGIAKSAWGRLRLRAPPTDDLLLYAIAACVLQRRKLIIEKYSSMDEIMRECNSMAGHLDVWKLLDDAHDLVVNLHDKI; via the exons ATGCTTACCGAACAGAAACCGTTAATGAGAGCCCTACGGCGAAGCCACACATCTTcatcaccatcatcatcatcatcgccGTCAAAtacttcttcttcatcatcgTCATCGTGGATTCATTTGCGATCGGTTTTATTAGTTGTTGCTTCTTCCTCATCTTCCTCCTCACCACTTCCAACTGATCG GGGTAGTCTAAAATCACCTTGGTCACGTAGGAGAAGAAAACATGCCCTTCTACCTAAACAATGGAAGAATTTATTCACACCAGATGGAAAACTCATTGATGGTGGTGTTAAGTTTCTGAAGAAAATTCGAAGTGGA GGTGTTGATCCAAGTATTAGAGCAGAGGTGTGGCCATTCCTCCTGGGAGT ATATGACATCAACAGttcaaaggaagaaagagattCCATTCAAAGTCAGAACAG AAAAGAGTATGAAAGCTTACGGAAACAGTGCCGCCAAATTCTTAAACGTACTGAGAAGAGCTGTAAGTTGAAAGAAACTTCTGGAAACAGCTGCAATGAGGACAGTGAGGATTTCAGTCAAGTTCTTGATTCTCCAGGCTTAGAGGATGTGGTTAGTGGTAGGAGGTCCCACTCTACCGAGGGAGGAAGCCCAGTGGTTGATGATTCAGATGGCCCTGTATATGATCAAAGTCGTCAAACCCTCCTATCCTCGGACTCATTTTTGGAGGGAGATGGTGATAAGAGTGTTGTCACTTGTGAAGATGCCTCTACTGGTGAAACAGAATCATCTGATTCTGACTCCTCTGAAGAACATGAAAACACACCTCTCCTTGCCTCAGAAATAACTGAGGGAAATAATATTGATGAAGATGATAATGATACTTCCTCTCCCTCCAAGATAGAAGGCAGGTCCAAATCCCACACTGATGAAGATTTTGCCACATGGCAGAGAATCATCCGCCTGGATGCTGTGAGGGCAAATGATGAATGGATCATTTACTCTCCATCTCAGGCTGCAGTATTAGAAATCAAAGCACAACGGTTAGCTGAGAGTGTTGGCTTGAAGGATTATGATCACTTAGAGCCATGCAGAATCTTTCATGCTGCTCGGCTTGTTGCTATCCTTGAGGCCTATGCCCTCCATGATCCTGAGATAGGTTACTGCCAAGGAATGAGTGACTTGCTCTCACCAATCATCTCGATGGTAGAGGATGACTCTGAGGCCTTCTGGTGCTTTGTAGGTTTCATGAAAAGAGCTCGTCACAATTTCCGACTTGATGAGGTGGGCATTCGAAGACAGTTAAACATTGTCTCCAAGATTATCAAGTGCAAGGATATTCATCTATATAGACATCTGGAGAAGCTTCAAGCAGAAGACTGCTTCTTTGTGTATAGAATGGTTGTAGTTCTTTTCAGGAGGGAGTTAAACTTTGAGCAGACTCTTTGCCTGTGGGAAGTGATGTGGGCAGACCAAGCAGCAATTCGTGCTGGGATTGCAAAGTCTGCTTGGGGGAGGTTGAGACTTAGAGCTCCCCCTACTGATGATCTTTTGCTCTATGCGATAGCAGCTTGTGTTTTGCAGAGGAGGAAGCTAATTATAGAGAAGTATAGCAGCATGGATGAGATAATGAGAGAATGCAATAGTATGGCTGGACATCTGGATGTCTGGAAGCTTCTGGATGATGCCCATGACTTGGTGGTCAATCTGCATGACAAGATTTAG
- the LOC18605982 gene encoding uncharacterized protein LOC18605982, with product MSAMTEESELQNGFQAQSEPELESKVESQPEQQSEPETKPEEELKPEPVVTDADLKPEEDKEGSIQSNEVDKPASTDQIARPELGNDEGNRTFTMRELLSELKSEEDDAGSPYSQESTQQQTYQNNAAMELINSVTGADEEGRSRQRILIYAARRYATALERNPEDYDALYNWALVLQESADNVSPDSTSPSKDALLEEACKKYDEATRLCPTLHDAFYNWAIAISDRAKMRGRTKEAEELWEQATKNYEKAVQLNWNSPQALNNWGLALQELSAIVPARAKQKIVRTAISKFRAAIQLQFDFHRAIYNLGTVLYGLAEDTLRTGGSTNLKEVSPNELYSQSAIYIAAAHALKPNYSVYSSALRLVRSMLPLPHLKDGYLTAPPAGNTIAPHSDWKRTEFFLNHEALQQVIRVEQKQISRSLSGRTADVANIDKRAIRVDIPDIVSVSACADLTLPPGAGLCIDTTRGPVFLVADSWESLDGWLDAIRLVYTIYARGKTDVLAGIITA from the exons ATGTCCGCAATGACTGAAGAATCCGAACTTCAAAACGGATTCCAAGCACAATCAGAGCCAGAACTCGAATCGAAAGTCGAATCTCAACCCGAACAGCAATCTGAACCGGAAACGAAACCGGAGGAGGAATTGAAACCGGAACCGGTAGTAACCGATGCGGATCTGAAGCCGGAGGAGGACAAAGAGGGCTCGATTCAATCGAATGAGGTGGACAAACCAGCATCCACCGACCAAATTGCTCGTCCGGAGCTGGGAAATGATGAAGGGAACCGGACTTTCACGATGAGAGAATTACTAAGTGAATTGAAAAGTGAAGAAGATGATGCAGGCTCTCCTTACAG TCAAGAAAGCACACAACAACAAACCTACCAAAACAATGCTGCAATGGAGTTGATCAATAGTGTCACAGGTGCTGATGAGGAGGGCAGGTCTCGCCAACGGATTCTTATATATGCTGCCAGGAG GTACGCTACTGCTCTAGAGAGAAACCCAGAAGATTATGATGCTCTCTACAACTGGGCATTGGTTCTTCAG GAAAGTGCAGATAATGTTAGTCCAGATTCTACTTCACCTTCTAAAGATGCCTTGCTGGAGGAGGCTTGTAAAAAATATGATGAGGCAACTCGTCTTTGCCCAACACTTCATGAT GCTTTCTACAACTGGGCAATAGCAATATCTGATAGGGCAAAAATGCGTGGACGGACCAAAGAAGCTGAAGAACTATGGGAGCAG GCAACAAAAAACTATGAAAAAGCTGTCCAGCTCAACTGGAACAGCCCTCAG GCGCTAAACAATTGGGGACTTGCACTTCAG GAACTCAGTGCGATTGTTCCAGCACGAGCGAAGCAAAAAATTGTGAGGACTGCAATTAGTAAG TTTCGTGCAGCAATACAGTTGCAATTTGATTTCCATCGAGCAATATACAACCTTGGAACTGTTCTG TATGGTTTAGCTGAGGATACGTTAAGAACTGGAGGGTCAACGAATCTGAAAGAAGTTTCCCCAAATGAGCTTTATAGCCAATCTGCTATCTACATTGCAGCTGCTCATGCATTGAAACCAAATTACTCG GTTTACAGCAGTGCCTTGCGACTTGTTCGTTCAATG ctaCCTTTACCCCATCTTAAAGATGGGTATCTGACTGCACCACCAGCAGGAAACACAATTGCACCTCATAGTGATTGGAAAAGAACAGAGTTCTTTTTGAATCATGAAGCGCTTCAACAG GTTATCAGGGTCGAGCAGAAACAAATTTCCCGCAGCCTCTCTGGCAGAACTGCAGATGTAGCAAATATCGATAAAAGGGCTATCAGAGTTGATATTCCAGATATTGTTTCTGTATCAGCATGTGCTGATCTGACTTTACCACCAGGTGCAGGCCTCTGCATTGATACTACCCGCGGTCCAGTTTTCTTG GTTGCTGACTCCTGGGAATCCCTAGATGGATGGCTTGACGCAATCCGCTTAGTTTACACAATTTATGCACGAGGTAAGACTGATGTTCTAGCAGGTATCATTACAGCCTAA
- the LOC18605983 gene encoding metal-nicotianamine transporter YSL1 has protein sequence MSMEEVKEKKENQRDNLEERQQETEGSRIIQPWAKQITVRGFIVSILIGTIYSVIAMKLNLTTGMVPNLNVSAALLAFVFIRTWTKVVQKAGFMSKPFTRQENTMIQTCAVACYSIAVGGGFASYLLGLNRKTYEMSGVDTVGNSANAVKEPGFGWMTGFLFVVCFVGLFVLIPLRKVMIVDLKLTYPSGLATAVLINGFHSQGDKAAKKQVHGFLKYFSASFLWGFFQWFFSGKDGCGFKQFPTFGLQAWKQTFFFDFSLTYVGAGMICSHLVNLSLLFGAVLSYGLMWPLINRLKGDWFPEDLQESSMKSLYGYKVFLSVALILGDGLYNFLKILCFTFINIHGRLKNKNQNTADEDDQKETVEGLKQNEVFLRETIPMWIGIVGYVLLSIMSIIVIPIMFPQLKWYYVLVAYMLAPSLAFCNAYGAGLTDINMAYNYGKVALFILAALTGKENGVVAGLAGCGLIKSVVSVACILMQDFKTAHYTLTSPRAMFLSQAIGTAIGCITAPLSFFVFYKAFDVGNPYGEFKAPYALIYRNMAILGVQGFSALPHHCLQLCYGFFALAVAVNLVRDFSPHKIGKWMPLPMVMAVPFLVGAYFAVDMCLGTLIVFVWQKLKAKEAELMVPAVASGLICGEGLWILPASILALAKINPPICMKFLPS, from the exons ATGAGCATGgaagaagtgaaagaaaagaaagagaaccAGAGAGACAACTTGGAAGAACGACAGCAAGAAACTGAGGGTTCAAGGATTATACAACCATGGGCGAAGCAAATCACTGTCAGGGGATTCATTGTAAGCATTCTGATTGGGACCATTTACAGTGTGATAGCCATGAAACTAAACCTCACGACTGGTATGGTTCCCAATCTTAATGTCTCCGCTGCTCTTCTTGCCTTTGTTTTTATTCGGACATGGACAAAAGTTGTTCAAAAGGCTGGATTTATGTCCAAACCTTTTACAAGACAAGAGAACACCATGATACAAACATGTGCAGTTGCATGTTACAGCATAGCCGTTGGAG GTGGATTTGCTTCTTATCTCTTGGGATTAAACAGGAAGACATACGAAATGTCTGGAGTAGACACAGTAgggaactccgctaacgcagTAAAGGAACCAGGATTTGGTTGGATGACTGGCTTCCTTTTTGTAGTTTGCTTTGTTGGTCTTTTTGTCTTAATTCCTCTCAGAAAG GTCATGATAGTGGACCTCAAGTTGACTTATCCCAGTGGCTTGGCAACTGCAGTTCTCATCAATGGTTTCCATAGCCAAGGTGATAAGGCGGCCAA GAAACAGGTGCATGGATTCCTGAAGTATTTTTCAGCCAGTTTCCTGTGGGGGTTTTTCCAATGGTTTTTCTCCGGGAAAGATGGATGTGGTTTCAAACAGTTTCCTACTTTCGGACTGCAAGCCTGGAAGCAAAC attcttctttgatttcagCCTGACCTACGTCGGAGCAGGAATGATCTGTTCCCACCTGGTTAACTTGTCTTTGCTTTTTGGAGCCGTGCTTTCGTATGGGCTAATGTGGCCACTTATTAATCGGCTTAAAGGAGATTGGTTTCCTGAGGATTTACAAGAAAGTAGCATGAAGAGTTTATATGGCTACAAG GTTTTTCTATCTGTTGCCCTCATTCTTGGTGACGGCCTCTACAATTTCCTCAAGATTTTGTGTTTCACGTTTATCAATATCCACGGGAgattgaagaacaaaaaccaaaatacAG CCGATGAGGATGACCAGAAGGAGACAGTTGAGGGtctaaaacaaaatgaagttTTCCTCAGAGAAACCATCCCCATGTGGATTGGCATTGTGGGATACGTGCTTTTATCCATCATGTCAATTATTGTGATCCCAATCATGTTCCCTCAGCTCAAATGGTACTATGTGCTTGTAGCTTACATGCTTGCCCCATCTCTGGCATTCTGCAATGCATATGGGGCTGGTCTCACTGACATTAACATGGCCTATAACTATGGGAAAGTCGCCCTATTTATCTTAGCGGCATTGACGGGCAAGGAAAACGGCGTGGTCGCCGGGCTTGCTGGATGTGGTCTCATCAAATCTGTTGTTTCTGTTGCTTGCATTCTAATGCAAGATTTCAAGACAGCGCATTATACTCTTACCTCACCCCGAGCAATGTTCTTGAGCCAGGCAATTGGTACGGCTATAGGCTGCATTACAGCGCCGCTTAGCTTCTTCGTATTCTACAAGGCATTTGATGTTGGAAACCCGTACGGGGAATTCAAAGCTCCTTATGCATTGATATACAGAAACATGGCGATTCTCGGTGTACAAGGCTTTTCAGCTCTGCCTCACCACTGCTTGCAACTCTGTTATGGCTTCTTTGCTTTGGCAGTGGCAGTGAATTTGGTGAGAGATTTCTCACCGCATAAGATAGGGAAATGGATGCCACTTCCGATGGTCATGGCGGTGCCGTTTCTAGTTGGGGCATATTTTGCCGTTGACATGTGCTTGGGGACTTTGATTGTGTTCGTTTGGCAAAAGCTCAAAGCAAAGGAGGCTGAATTGATGGTTCCAGCCGTCGCTTCTGGACTAATATGCGGAGAAGGGCTATGGATTCTCCCTGCTTCAATTCTAGCCTTGGCCAAAATAAATCCGCCCATTTGCATGAAATTCCTGCCTTCCTAG